A segment of the Streptomyces sp. NBC_01235 genome:
TGTCGGTCGCCTCGGCCGCCGCCGACGCGGCCGGGGGAGCGGAGGGCGACTGCGGGACGGTCGCCCGGGCGGCCTACCAGGGGGCGTGCGTGGCGCTCGCCGCGACCCCGGGGCAGTTGGCGGTCCTGGAGCAGGCCGGAGTCGTGGACGCGGGCGGGCGGGGGCTGGTGGCGGTTCTCGCGGCGCTGGTGGAGACGTTCACGGGGGAGGTGCCTGGGCTCTTCGGCGCCGTGGTCGGATCGGCGGCCGGTTTCCCGGTCGGTTTCCCGGTCGGGTCGGTTTCCGTGGCGCACGCGCGCGTGGAGGGCGTTCAGGGGGCCGGCCCGGCGGAGGACTGCGCCGAGGGGCCGGACGGTGAGGGCGGCCCCGCCTTCGAGGTGATCTACCTCCTGGAAGCGGACGACGCGGCCGTGGCACGGCTGCGGCAGCGGCTGGACGACCTGGGCGACTCGCTCGTCGTGGTCGGCGGCGACGGCCTGTGGAACGTCCACGTGCACGTGGACGACGCGGGTGCCGCGGTCGAGGCGGGCGTCGAGGCCGGCCGGCCCTACCGGATCCGCATCACGCACTTCGGTGCCGACGACGCGCACACGCGCGGCAGCGAGCGTCCGCCCCGCGAACGCGTCCAGCGCGCGGTCGTCGCCGTCGTGCCCGGCGAGGGCCTGGCCGGGCTGTACACCGAGGCCGGCGCCACCACCGTGCTCGCGCGCCCGGGGGAGCCGCCCGCCAGCGGGGAACTCGTCGAGGCGGTACGACGTGCCCACGCGCGCGAGGTCGTGCTCCTGCCCAACGACGCCGACCTGCGCCACACCGCCGCCGCGGCAGCCGAGCAGGCCCGCACGGAGGGCATCCGGGTGGCCCTGATCCCGACCCGTTCCGCGGTCCAGGGGATCGCGGCGCTCGCCGTGCACGAGCCGGACCGCCGCTTCGACGAGGACGTCGTCTCGATGACCTCGGCGGCCGGCGCCACCCGCTACGCCGAGGTCGTCGTCGCCGAGCGTCAGTCGTGGACCATGGCCGGCATCTGCCAGGCCGGCGACGTCCTCGGACTCATCGACGGCGACGTGGCCGTCATCGGCTCCGACGTCACCGCCACCGCCGAGACCGTCCTGAACCGCATGCTGGCGGCGGGCGGCGAACTCGTCACCCTCGTACTCGGCGACGAAGCCCCCGAAGACGTCGCAGGGCACCTGGAGGCGCGGGTGCGGGAGGCGTATCTCGCCGTGGACACGGTGGTGTACCGGGGCGGGCGTCAGGGAGCGTTGATGTTGATCGGGGTGGAGTAGGGGGGCGAGGGAATCGTTCGACGATTCTCCTGTTCCCGAGAATAAGAGGCTTGAGAGCAAGAGGATCGTTCAACAATCCTCTTGCCCGTGCGTCCACTCGCCCTCGGGGATCGTTCAACGATCCTTCTGTTCCTCCGCCACCTGCAACAACTGCTCCGCCTCGGCCCGCCGCGACCGCACCGTCGCGTCCTCCTCCTGGTCGCCCCCGTCGGCACCGGCACCCGCACCGCCGTCGGAATCGGCGTAAGCCCTCAGCACCGCACGCGCGCGTGCCGCCGCCGCCGTGGGCCGGCCCAGGTCGGTCTCCAGCCAGCCGGCGGCCAGCTCGGCACCCGTCCGGGCGTGCAGGGTGCTGTCGCCCAGGGCGACGAACACCGCGACGGCCTCCGCCATCTGGCAGAGCGCCTCGTCCAACGCGGCCCGGATCGAGTCGTCGTCGGCGTCCTCGGCGGCGGAACGGGCCAGCAGGTCCCCGAACTGGCGGTGGGTGTGACCGAGTTCGGCGACGAGCCGCAGGCGCGCCTCGTCGTCCTCCGCCGCGTCGAACGCGTCCGCGCACTCCTCCACGGCACGCGTCATCAGGTCACGTGCCGTGTCCGGCCCGCCCTCCGTGCGCAACGCCAGCCACGCGCGGGCGCGCAGGGAGCGGACCAGTCCGTGGACGTTGCCGAGGCCGCGCCACAGCTCGCCCGCGCGCGCGTAGGCCTGGTCCGCCTCGGTGTGCAGGCCGGCCTGGCCGAGCGACTCGGCGGCCAGGTGGGCGAGGGTCGCGTGGTCGTGCTGCTCGGGCCAGTGCCGGGCGATCTCGGCGGCCTCGAGCCGGCGCTCGGCGGCGTCCCGGTGTTCCCCGAGCTCGCTCAGACAGTCACCGAGCCACCACTGCGTCTGGACGACCGCGCCGTCGCCGTGCGTCTCGGCGGTCAGGTCCGCGAGCGCCGACTCCAGAACCTCCGCGGCCTCGGCCCAGCGGCCCAGCCGCACCAGGAACCCGCCGAGCTGGTGCCGCGCCCACGCGCCGAACGTCGGGCCCGCGCCCGCCTCGTCGGCCCAGTGCGCCGCTTCCAGGGCGTGCTCCGCGGCCTCGTCGGCCTGCCCCCGGCCCCCGACGACCTCGGCGAGCTGGAGGTGCAGCTGGGACCGCCCCACCGCCTCCAGGAACGGTCCGCCGTGCTCCAGGGCCGCCCGCAGCGCCCGCTCCGCCTCCACCATGTCGCCCAACTGGTGGGCGAGACCGGCCAGCCGGGCCTCGTACTCCACGGCGAACCACGGCAGACCCGCCTCGACGAACTCGGCCGCGGCCCGCGCGAACAGCTCCGCGCCCGCCTCCGGGTCCCCGGAGTGCGTCGCGAGCTCCGCGAGCATCGCGTGCCCCTCGGCGACCCGGGCGGCCAGCCGTACGTCGTTCCCGGCCCGCCCGTCCACCAGCGCCAGCAGCTCCCGTACGGCAGCCTCGGCCTCCCTCAGAACCGTGTCCGCCACCGGCCCGTCGGCCTCGTGGACGCGCCGCATCAGGATCCGTGCCCGACCCATCAGCACGCCCGCCGCCTGCGGCACCTCCGTGCCCCCGTCGGCGTACAGCGCGAGGACCAGGTCGTACGGGTCGGCGACCGCCGCGAGTGCCTCGTCGACCTCACCGGCCAGGGCACGGACGTACGCCGCACGCGCGCGTGCGGCCAGAGCCTCTCCGGGGTCGCCCGCCCGCGCGTACAGCTCGGCGGCCTGCTCGAACGTTTCGGCCCCCTCGGCGCCCAGACCGATCGCCGCGTGGTCGGCGATCTCCGCGCGGTCACGCGCCTGCAGTTCCACGCCCTCCGTCTCCTCGGCCAGCCGCGCCACCCGCGCCCACGCCTCGACGGCGTGCGGCCGAAGGGTGTCCGACAGCCGCCGGGCCTCGACGAGCAGGGCCGACAGGTCCGGTTCGCCGTCCTCCTGGGCCGGAGCGGGCGCCGTTAGAGCCACAGCGACCACGGCGGAGGCCGGGCGAGCCGCCCGCACTCCCAGGGGCAACCGTTCCACCAGAGGACGCTGCGCCATACGCGCGCGGGCCCGCTCGCTGACGTACGCCGTGCCGTTGCGCTCGTCGAACCGCGCGGCCAGCGCGAGGGCCTCCGCGCGCGCGTGCACGGCGAGTGCGTCGGCCGTCCACTCCCGCCCGGCCGCCCCGGGCACCCGCTGACCTCCCAGCCCGAGCTCGGCCAGGCGCTCCATGAGCAGCACCACGACGCTCAGGAACTCCAGCCTGCTGCGCGGATGCCCCTCGTCCGTGAAGTACGCCGGCCGCTCCGCGAGCAGCTCCAGGCCCCGTGCCTCGTTGCCGGTGAGCGCGCAGAACTCGACGTGGTCGGCGTAGGCGCCCCGCATGCTCTCCATGGGCCGCACCAGCCGGAAACCCCGCAGATGGTGCGCTCGGGCCTCCTCCAGACGGCCCAGCCGCAGCAGCGGCACCAGGGACGACGCGAGCACGGTGTGCGGCTCGTGCGCGCACGTGTACTCGCCCTCCAGGACCGGCGCCCACACCTCCAGCGCCTCCGCGTCACGGCCGCGCTCCGCCTGCCACCAGCCCTGCCCGTGCAGCTCGCACGCGTGACAGTCGGCCATGGTGTCCCGGTCCGCCGCCAGCCAGGCGGCGAACGCCCGCTCGGCCCGTTCCACGTCCCCCACGTGCGCGGCCACGCTGAACTCGGCGCTGCGCACCGCCCGCTCGGAGTGCCCGGCGAGCCGGTAGCGGTGCTCCATCTCGCCGAGCCACTTCTCCACCGACGCCAGCGGCACATGCGGCTGGTCGAGCATCCCGGCCGACACCCACTTGAAGACCCAGTGCAGCGAGTGCGTCTCGTAGTCGTCGAAGTCCTCGGGCCGCTCGTCCCACAGGCGCAGCAGCCGCGCGAACGGGACGAACATCTTCGCCTTCTCGGAGCTGTAGTTGTAGACCTTCAGCTGGTGCCCGAGCGCCTCGATCACGGCAAGCGGGATGTTCAGCTTCTCCGCCTCCAGCAACAGCCGCTCCGCGCGCGCGTTGCGAGCCGGCCCCTCCGGCTGTTCGCCGTTCTCCGCCATCGCCCGGCGGAGGGAGTCGAAGTCCGTGATCTCACTCATCGGTGGCCCCCTGTCCCTCTGTCGACTCCCCCTGTGCGGACTCCCCGTGCGTGGCCCACTCCAGGAGACCGATGAACGCCCGGTTCAGCAGCGCCGAGTCCGCGGGCCGCAGCGGGCGCTGCGCCATCAGCAGCGCCTGCCCGTACAGCGACTCCGTGGCGGTGCCGATCAGTTCAGGATCGTTCAACGAACTGATCCGCCGGATCAGCGGGTTGAGATGGTTGAGCACCAGACGCGCGCGCGGGGCGCTCCCGCGCAGCGAGCCCAGGATGCCCGCCCACAGATCGTCGGCCTGCGCCTCCGCCTCCGCGCGCGCCTGCTCGTGCCGGGCCGCCCGGTCGTCGAGATGCAGCGCGGGCACCGACAACGGGTGGAAGGCCCGTAGGGCGACGTCACAGCCCAGCGGGTCGAGCTTCGCCCGCGCGGCCGCCAGGAAGCCCGTCAGCGCCAGCTCGTCGGCCGGGTCGACGGCGTCCAGGTGCGCGGTCACGGTGTCCGCGTCCAGCTCGGCGACGACCGTCCCCGGCCGCACCGACGGCAGCGCCTCGACCAGCTCGCTGTCGTACGTGTAACCGCCGTTGATCACCCCGACGCCCTGCGCGGACGCGATCGGCGCCACCTGCCGGTACTCCTCCACGGTCCGCGTGAAGTGCACCAGCGGGTGCCGCTGCGCGAACTCCTCCAGCGACAGCCGTCCGTCGGTCGTCTCGAAGGGCAGCCACGGCAGCATCGTGCGCAGCATCTCCTTGTCGTGCCGCGCCAGGGACTTCACGCCCAGGTGGTGCACCGCCAGGAAAGCCGCGAGCCGCTCCGGATCACCGGCGGCCAGACCCGTCAACCACGACCGGATCCGTTCCCCCAGCGCCTCCCGCACCCCGGCCAGCGTCTCGTCCTCGTACAGCGACTCCCGCGAGGCCGTCGGCCGCAGACTGTCGGTGTCCAGGACGCAGCGCACGAAGAACGCCCAGTCGGGCAGCAGCTGTTCGCCCCGCTCGGTCAGCAGCATGCCCTTGAGGTGCACCCGGTGACCAGCGCGCTGCGCCGGGCTGACCGCCGACGGCAGCACGTACGCCACCCCGCGGATCCCCGCCAGCGGCACGTCCAGCTCGACCGAGTCCAACGGCGTGAACCCGAACTGCTCATGACAGTGCCGGGCCAGCGCCACCCGCCGGTTGGCGGGGGAGGGGTACGCCCGGTCCCAGGGCGCGGGCAGATCCGTGACCGCCTCGTCGCCGACCCGGACGTCGTACGGCAGCAGTGAGCCGAAGTCCCGGGCCAGTTGCAGGACCCGCGGCTCGGTGAGCCACTCCCCGGCACCGGCCCGCGCCACCAGATGCACGGTGGTTCCCGGCTCGGGCCGCTCCTCGTGGGGCAGCGTCCGCACGGTGTACGACCCGTCGTCGCGCGCCGTCCACTCCACGGGCGGCGCGTCCGGCGTACGGGCGCTGCGGCTGACCACGCGGATCCGCTCGGCGACCACGAAGCAGGCCAGCAGCCCGATGCCGAACTGCCCGAGGAAGTCCGAACGGACGTCCTGCAGCCCCTCGGCACGCTTGGAACTGCGCCCGATGGTGGCCAGCAGGCTGTGCACGTCGGCCTCGGTGAGCCCGACGCCGGAGTCCTCCACCCGCAGCCGGCCGTCCGCCGCGAACAGGCGCACCCGCGCCGGGGCGTCGGGCTCCTCGGTCCGCCGGGCGGTGATGGCGTCCACGGCGTTCTGCAGCAGCTCGCGCAGGTAGACCCTGGGACTGGAGTAGAGGTGATGGGACAGCAGGTCCACCAGACCGCGCAGGTCGACCTGGAACGTGTGAGGTGACGGGGATGCCTGGGATGACTGTGAGGTCTGGGAGTCCATCGCTGCAGCGCCGCGGGCTGGGGACGATCACGGCGCGGGGTCGGGCGGTCCCGGTGGGGCGGTGACCGCGGATGATGGCCGGAGCGCGCCATCCTAGAGCCCGAACGAGCCGTCTGACCAGGGGTTTCAGGACATGTATACGGCAATGTCAGTGGCGTGGTGTGCAATGGATCTCGTGCCCGCACTGGAAGAACCACTCAAAAAAGTGCTCGGCCCCGCCACCGCGAAGGTGATGGCCGAGCACCTCGGCCTGCACACCGTCGGCGACCTCCTGCACCACTATCCCCGCAGATACGAGGAGCGTGGCCAGCTCACCCACCTCGCCGACCTCCCCATGGACGAGCACGTGACCGTGGTCGCCCAGGTCGCCGACGCCCGCCTGCACAGCTTCGCCTCCGCCAAGGCCCCCCGAGGCAAGGGCC
Coding sequences within it:
- a CDS encoding DAK2 domain-containing protein; its protein translation is MAQVPQTFFDALAVRTWCGLALTALGRAREEIDAINVYPVADGDTGTNLYLTVESAATAVEAVFAGYEAGSAPAGKPSLADAARAMAHGALIGARGNSGTILAQLLRGMAQVLATEGEASHTDADGLRLALRHAADSARQAVAHPVEGTVLSVASAAADAAGGAEGDCGTVARAAYQGACVALAATPGQLAVLEQAGVVDAGGRGLVAVLAALVETFTGEVPGLFGAVVGSAAGFPVGFPVGSVSVAHARVEGVQGAGPAEDCAEGPDGEGGPAFEVIYLLEADDAAVARLRQRLDDLGDSLVVVGGDGLWNVHVHVDDAGAAVEAGVEAGRPYRIRITHFGADDAHTRGSERPPRERVQRAVVAVVPGEGLAGLYTEAGATTVLARPGEPPASGELVEAVRRAHAREVVLLPNDADLRHTAAAAAEQARTEGIRVALIPTRSAVQGIAALAVHEPDRRFDEDVVSMTSAAGATRYAEVVVAERQSWTMAGICQAGDVLGLIDGDVAVIGSDVTATAETVLNRMLAAGGELVTLVLGDEAPEDVAGHLEARVREAYLAVDTVVYRGGRQGALMLIGVE
- a CDS encoding HSP90 family protein — its product is MDSQTSQSSQASPSPHTFQVDLRGLVDLLSHHLYSSPRVYLRELLQNAVDAITARRTEEPDAPARVRLFAADGRLRVEDSGVGLTEADVHSLLATIGRSSKRAEGLQDVRSDFLGQFGIGLLACFVVAERIRVVSRSARTPDAPPVEWTARDDGSYTVRTLPHEERPEPGTTVHLVARAGAGEWLTEPRVLQLARDFGSLLPYDVRVGDEAVTDLPAPWDRAYPSPANRRVALARHCHEQFGFTPLDSVELDVPLAGIRGVAYVLPSAVSPAQRAGHRVHLKGMLLTERGEQLLPDWAFFVRCVLDTDSLRPTASRESLYEDETLAGVREALGERIRSWLTGLAAGDPERLAAFLAVHHLGVKSLARHDKEMLRTMLPWLPFETTDGRLSLEEFAQRHPLVHFTRTVEEYRQVAPIASAQGVGVINGGYTYDSELVEALPSVRPGTVVAELDADTVTAHLDAVDPADELALTGFLAAARAKLDPLGCDVALRAFHPLSVPALHLDDRAARHEQARAEAEAQADDLWAGILGSLRGSAPRARLVLNHLNPLIRRISSLNDPELIGTATESLYGQALLMAQRPLRPADSALLNRAFIGLLEWATHGESAQGESTEGQGATDE
- a CDS encoding tetratricopeptide repeat protein, whose product is MSEITDFDSLRRAMAENGEQPEGPARNARAERLLLEAEKLNIPLAVIEALGHQLKVYNYSSEKAKMFVPFARLLRLWDERPEDFDDYETHSLHWVFKWVSAGMLDQPHVPLASVEKWLGEMEHRYRLAGHSERAVRSAEFSVAAHVGDVERAERAFAAWLAADRDTMADCHACELHGQGWWQAERGRDAEALEVWAPVLEGEYTCAHEPHTVLASSLVPLLRLGRLEEARAHHLRGFRLVRPMESMRGAYADHVEFCALTGNEARGLELLAERPAYFTDEGHPRSRLEFLSVVVLLMERLAELGLGGQRVPGAAGREWTADALAVHARAEALALAARFDERNGTAYVSERARARMAQRPLVERLPLGVRAARPASAVVAVALTAPAPAQEDGEPDLSALLVEARRLSDTLRPHAVEAWARVARLAEETEGVELQARDRAEIADHAAIGLGAEGAETFEQAAELYARAGDPGEALAARARAAYVRALAGEVDEALAAVADPYDLVLALYADGGTEVPQAAGVLMGRARILMRRVHEADGPVADTVLREAEAAVRELLALVDGRAGNDVRLAARVAEGHAMLAELATHSGDPEAGAELFARAAAEFVEAGLPWFAVEYEARLAGLAHQLGDMVEAERALRAALEHGGPFLEAVGRSQLHLQLAEVVGGRGQADEAAEHALEAAHWADEAGAGPTFGAWARHQLGGFLVRLGRWAEAAEVLESALADLTAETHGDGAVVQTQWWLGDCLSELGEHRDAAERRLEAAEIARHWPEQHDHATLAHLAAESLGQAGLHTEADQAYARAGELWRGLGNVHGLVRSLRARAWLALRTEGGPDTARDLMTRAVEECADAFDAAEDDEARLRLVAELGHTHRQFGDLLARSAAEDADDDSIRAALDEALCQMAEAVAVFVALGDSTLHARTGAELAAGWLETDLGRPTAAAARARAVLRAYADSDGGAGAGADGGDQEEDATVRSRRAEAEQLLQVAEEQKDR